A window of the Streptomyces sp. Ag109_O5-10 genome harbors these coding sequences:
- a CDS encoding thymidine phosphorylase — MDAVSVIRTKRDRGELSDRQIDWVIDAYTRGEVADEQMSSLAMAILLNGMNRREIARWTAAMIASGERMDFSSLSRPTADKHSTGGVGDKITLPLAPLVAACGAAVPQLSGRGLGHTGGTLDKLESIPGWRALLSNEEMLSVLDGTGAVICAAGDGLAPADKKLYALRDVTGTVEAIPLIASSIMSKKIAEGTGSLVLDVKVGTGAFMKTIEDARELASTMVGLGTDHGVKTVALLTDMSTPLGLTAGNALEVRESVEVLAGGGPADVVELTLALAREMLDAAGVRDADPAKALADGSAMDVWRRMIAAQGGDPDAALPVAKEQHVVKATESGVLTRLDAYDIGVAAWRLGAGRARKEDPVQAGAGVELHAKPGDTVTAGQPLLTLHTDTPERFEYALQAVEGSYDIGAAGTAFTASPVVLERIA, encoded by the coding sequence ATGGACGCCGTCTCCGTCATTCGCACCAAGCGCGACCGCGGTGAGCTCAGCGACCGGCAGATCGACTGGGTCATCGACGCGTACACGCGCGGCGAGGTCGCCGACGAGCAGATGTCGTCGCTCGCGATGGCCATCCTCCTGAACGGCATGAACCGCCGCGAGATCGCCCGCTGGACCGCCGCGATGATCGCGTCCGGCGAGCGCATGGACTTCTCCTCCCTGTCCCGTCCGACGGCCGACAAGCACTCGACCGGCGGCGTCGGCGACAAGATCACCCTCCCGCTGGCCCCTCTCGTGGCGGCCTGCGGCGCGGCCGTCCCCCAGCTCTCCGGCCGGGGCCTCGGCCACACCGGCGGCACCCTGGACAAGCTGGAGTCGATCCCCGGCTGGCGCGCCCTGCTCTCCAACGAGGAGATGCTGTCGGTACTGGACGGCACCGGCGCGGTGATCTGCGCGGCGGGCGACGGCCTGGCCCCCGCCGACAAGAAGCTGTACGCGCTCCGCGACGTCACCGGCACGGTCGAGGCGATCCCGCTGATCGCCTCCTCGATCATGTCGAAGAAGATCGCCGAGGGCACCGGCTCCCTGGTCCTGGACGTGAAGGTCGGCACCGGCGCCTTCATGAAGACCATTGAGGACGCCCGCGAGCTGGCCTCGACCATGGTCGGCCTCGGCACCGACCACGGCGTGAAGACGGTCGCCCTCCTCACGGACATGTCCACCCCGCTCGGCCTCACCGCGGGCAACGCGCTGGAGGTCCGCGAGTCGGTGGAGGTCCTGGCCGGCGGCGGCCCCGCCGACGTCGTCGAACTCACCCTCGCCCTGGCCCGCGAGATGCTCGACGCGGCCGGCGTCCGCGACGCCGACCCGGCGAAGGCTCTGGCCGACGGCTCGGCGATGGACGTCTGGCGCCGGATGATCGCGGCCCAGGGCGGCGACCCGGACGCGGCCCTCCCGGTGGCCAAGGAGCAGCACGTCGTGAAGGCCACGGAGTCGGGCGTCCTGACCCGCCTCGACGCCTACGACATCGGCGTCGCCGCCTGGCGCCTGGGCGCCGGCCGGGCCCGCAAGGAGGACCCGGTGCAGGCGGGCGCGGGCGTCGAACTGCACGCCAAGCCCGGCGACACGGTCACCGCGGGCCAGCCCCTCCTCACCCTGCACACGGACACCCCGGAACGCTTCGAGTACGCGCTCCAGGCGGTCGAGGGGTCGTACGACATCGGGGCGGCGGGTACGGCCTTCACGGCGTCGCCCGTCGTGCTGGAACGTATCGCCTGA
- a CDS encoding alpha/beta hydrolase — MAQQATPVRTASLSRAVGQEPTTVSGAVLLLPGGEEVSARRPSLVWATAFVRALGRRLARDGRDEGLAAHVVRYRYRGWNGGEANLAGDAGWAADEVVRRYGDVPVCLLGVGMGGRAALHAGGHEAVNSVVSVAPWLPGDDGAAPEEPVRQLVGRRVLIVHGTNDERADPELSFRLAARAKKANREVCRFEVHSDGHGLHQHRDEVLALASDFVMGALYGRPVSRPVEDALAAPPPIGLRMPLAAGFGRSLRKG; from the coding sequence ATGGCACAGCAAGCGACGCCGGTCCGAACGGCCAGCCTGAGCAGGGCAGTCGGCCAGGAGCCGACGACGGTGAGCGGCGCGGTCCTGCTCCTCCCCGGCGGGGAGGAGGTGTCCGCGCGACGGCCGTCCCTCGTATGGGCGACGGCCTTCGTCCGCGCGCTCGGGCGCCGGCTCGCCCGGGACGGCCGGGACGAGGGGCTGGCCGCACATGTCGTCCGCTACCGCTACCGCGGGTGGAACGGCGGCGAGGCGAACCTCGCCGGGGACGCCGGCTGGGCGGCCGACGAGGTGGTACGGCGGTACGGCGACGTTCCGGTGTGCCTGCTCGGCGTGGGGATGGGCGGCCGGGCCGCGCTGCACGCGGGCGGGCACGAGGCCGTCAACTCCGTGGTGTCCGTCGCTCCCTGGCTGCCCGGGGACGACGGGGCGGCGCCCGAGGAGCCGGTTCGGCAGCTGGTGGGGCGGCGGGTGCTGATCGTGCACGGCACGAACGACGAACGGGCCGACCCGGAGCTGTCGTTCCGGCTGGCGGCGCGGGCGAAGAAGGCGAACCGGGAGGTGTGCCGGTTCGAGGTGCACTCGGACGGCCACGGGTTGCATCAGCACCGGGACGAAGTCCTCGCGCTCGCTTCGGACTTCGTGATGGGGGCGTTGTACGGGCGGCCGGTGTCGCGGCCGGTGGAGGACGCGCTGGCTGCGCCGCCGCCGATCGGGTTGCGGATGCCGCTGGCCGCGGGCTTCGGGCGGTCGCTCCGTAAGGGCTGA
- a CDS encoding MFS transporter, whose protein sequence is MSPASTGASTTVDAVPSVPAPDSRLTPGGPGYRRMSFALFLAGVATFALLYSTQALLPLISDGYGVSASDASWTVAAATGGLALFVIPMSALSERFGRRTVMTASLAVAVTVGLLVPFAPSLGVLIVLRGVQGAALAGLPASAQAYLAEEVRPRALVTAIGLFVAGNSVGGMSGRVITGWVAQEWGWRVAVGTIGVIAVGCAVAFRLLLPAPRHFKAGSLHPRRLLGTVRDHLADPLLRRLYAIGALFMTVFGGVYTVIGYRLTQEPFSLPQGIVGSIFLVYLVGTVSASTAGRLVGRLGRRGALYLAGGTTAGGLLLSLADSLPLVLLGLVLITAGFFAGHAVASSAVSKTATHGRAQASALYQSAYYIGSSAGSTIGALAFHASGWAGTVTVGLLAILGVVTITVLGSVAARRQVLANPH, encoded by the coding sequence ATGTCTCCCGCCAGTACCGGGGCGTCCACCACCGTGGACGCCGTCCCGTCGGTCCCCGCCCCCGACTCCCGTCTGACCCCGGGCGGTCCCGGCTACCGCCGGATGAGCTTCGCGCTCTTCCTCGCCGGTGTCGCGACCTTCGCCCTCCTCTACTCCACGCAGGCCCTGCTCCCGCTGATCTCGGACGGCTACGGCGTCTCCGCGAGCGACGCGAGCTGGACGGTGGCGGCGGCGACCGGCGGTCTGGCGCTGTTCGTCATCCCGATGAGCGCCCTCTCGGAGCGGTTCGGACGCCGTACGGTCATGACGGCCTCGCTGGCGGTCGCGGTGACCGTCGGACTGCTCGTGCCCTTCGCGCCGTCCCTCGGCGTGCTGATCGTGCTGCGCGGCGTCCAGGGCGCGGCGCTGGCCGGTCTGCCGGCGTCGGCGCAGGCCTATCTGGCCGAGGAGGTCCGGCCGAGGGCGCTGGTCACGGCGATAGGCCTGTTCGTCGCGGGCAACAGCGTGGGCGGGATGAGCGGCCGGGTCATCACCGGCTGGGTCGCGCAGGAGTGGGGCTGGCGGGTGGCCGTGGGCACGATCGGCGTGATCGCGGTCGGCTGCGCCGTGGCCTTCCGGCTGCTCCTCCCCGCGCCGCGGCACTTCAAGGCGGGCTCACTGCACCCGCGCCGGCTGCTCGGCACGGTCCGCGACCACCTGGCCGACCCGCTGCTGCGCCGCCTGTACGCGATCGGCGCGCTCTTCATGACCGTCTTCGGCGGCGTCTACACGGTGATCGGCTACCGACTGACCCAGGAGCCCTTCTCGCTCCCCCAGGGCATCGTCGGCTCGATCTTCCTGGTGTACCTGGTCGGCACGGTGTCCGCGTCGACCGCGGGCCGCCTGGTCGGCCGCCTGGGCCGCCGCGGCGCCCTCTACCTGGCCGGCGGCACCACGGCCGGCGGTCTCCTCCTCTCCCTGGCCGACTCGCTCCCCCTGGTCCTGCTGGGCCTGGTCCTGATCACCGCGGGCTTCTTCGCGGGCCACGCGGTCGCCTCCTCCGCCGTCAGCAAGACGGCCACCCACGGCAGGGCCCAGGCCTCCGCCCTCTACCAGTCCGCGTACTACATCGGCTCCAGCGCGGGCAGCACGATCGGCGCGCTGGCCTTCCACGCGAGCGGCTGGGCAGGGACGGTCACCGTGGGCCTGCTCGCGATCCTGGGCGTCGTGACCATCACGGTCCTCGGCTCGGTGGCGGCCCGCCGCCAGGTCCTGGCCAACCCTCACTGA
- a CDS encoding LysR family transcriptional regulator, with the protein MEHQQRSARRLSPDSDTEDMTMLLAPRLAYFAGVARTEHVTRAAQELNVPQSTLSRAMARLEQDLGVDLFTRHGRTVSLTPAGRTFLTSVERALGEVRRAAEEVRADADPTAGKVAFGFLHTMGAETVPGLLQAFRVDHPRIRFSLVQTYGEAMIEKLRAGELDLCLTSPVPDAPDLAARRLDEQRLRLVVPVDHPLANRKRVRLAEAADETFVTLEPGYGLRRITDDVCREAGFKPRVAFEGEEAETLRGLVAAGLGVALLPPPAFPRPGVVELTVTAPRAVREIGVAWLEGRPDTPPVAAFRRFLLSRRGNLLPT; encoded by the coding sequence ATGGAGCATCAGCAGAGGTCGGCGAGGCGCCTGTCACCGGACAGTGACACAGAAGACATGACGATGTTGCTGGCCCCACGCCTCGCGTACTTCGCCGGCGTGGCCCGCACGGAGCATGTCACCAGAGCCGCCCAGGAGCTGAACGTCCCCCAGTCCACCCTCTCCCGGGCGATGGCCCGCCTGGAACAGGACCTGGGCGTGGACCTCTTCACCCGGCACGGCCGCACCGTCTCCCTCACCCCGGCCGGCCGCACCTTCCTCACCTCGGTCGAGCGTGCCCTCGGCGAGGTCCGGCGCGCCGCCGAGGAGGTACGCGCCGACGCGGACCCCACCGCGGGCAAGGTCGCCTTCGGATTCCTGCACACCATGGGCGCGGAGACCGTGCCCGGCCTCCTCCAGGCCTTCCGCGTCGACCATCCCCGGATCCGTTTCAGCCTCGTCCAGACCTACGGCGAGGCGATGATCGAGAAGCTCCGGGCGGGCGAGCTGGACCTCTGCCTCACCTCTCCGGTGCCGGACGCCCCGGACCTGGCCGCCCGCCGCCTCGACGAACAGAGGCTGCGCCTGGTGGTGCCCGTCGACCACCCGCTGGCCAACCGCAAGCGCGTCCGCCTCGCCGAGGCCGCCGACGAGACCTTCGTGACCCTGGAACCGGGCTACGGCCTGCGCCGCATCACCGACGACGTGTGCAGGGAGGCGGGCTTCAAGCCGAGGGTCGCCTTCGAGGGAGAGGAGGCGGAGACGCTGAGGGGCCTGGTCGCGGCCGGCCTGGGCGTCGCCCTGCTCCCGCCACCCGCCTTCCCCCGCCCGGGAGTAGTGGAACTGACGGTGACCGCCCCGAGAGCGGTACGAGAGATCGGCGTGGCGTGGCTGGAGGGCCGTCCGGACACGCCGCCGGTGGCGGCTTTCAGGCGCTTCCTGCTGTCGCGAAGGGGCAACCTGCTCCCCACCTAG
- a CDS encoding VanZ family protein, with product MQRQGSIGGSAAIRVRVAGGVLLAAHLAFVAWLMLRPLDVPWVMPANLHPLAGIRADLALGGREAAHRIGEGLALLAPLGVLLPMTHGRLRVSILASLTRSAAAGALISTGIALLQTGVPGRVVDVDSILLNTAGVVIAHLAVVPAARARLRRRGERQRPAALPQEEAAQGRTPTIPRVGIAP from the coding sequence GTGCAGCGTCAAGGCTCCATCGGCGGCAGCGCCGCGATCCGCGTCCGTGTGGCAGGGGGTGTCCTCCTCGCCGCACACCTCGCGTTCGTCGCCTGGCTGATGCTGCGGCCGCTGGACGTGCCCTGGGTGATGCCCGCCAACCTGCACCCCCTCGCCGGAATACGCGCCGACCTGGCCCTCGGCGGCCGCGAGGCGGCGCACCGGATCGGTGAGGGGCTCGCGCTGCTCGCGCCGCTGGGTGTGCTGCTGCCGATGACGCACGGCAGGCTCCGGGTCTCGATCCTCGCCTCCCTGACCCGTTCGGCCGCCGCGGGCGCGCTGATCTCGACGGGGATAGCCCTGCTGCAGACCGGGGTGCCCGGCCGGGTGGTGGACGTCGACTCGATCCTGCTCAACACGGCGGGCGTGGTGATCGCGCATCTGGCGGTGGTGCCGGCGGCCCGCGCCCGGCTCCGTCGGCGGGGTGAGCGGCAGCGGCCCGCCGCCCTCCCGCAGGAGGAAGCGGCTCAGGGTCGTACCCCGACGATTCCCAGGGTCGGGATCGCCCCGTAG
- a CDS encoding adenosine deaminase, translating to MTSQSTPNTPTPDQIRRAPKVLLHDHLDGGLRPGTVADLARETGYSGLPEADADKLGIWFREAADSGSLERYLETFSHTVGVMQTRDALIRVARECAEDLAEDGVVYAEVRYAPEQHLERGLTLEDVVEAVNEGFRQGEALAREDGRRIRVGALLTAMRHAARSLEIAELANRYRDLGVVGFDIAGAEAGYPPTRHLDAFEYLKRENNHFTIHAGEAFGLPSIWQALQWCGADRLGHGVRIIDDIQVHEDGTVKLGRLASYVRDKRIPLELCPSSNLQTGAADSYTGHPIGLLRRLHFRATVNTDNRLMSGTSMSQEFEHLVEAFGYTLDDMQWFSVNAMKSAFIPFDERLAMINDVVKPGYAELKSEWLFQ from the coding sequence ATGACGAGCCAGAGCACCCCGAACACCCCGACGCCGGACCAGATCCGCCGGGCGCCGAAGGTTCTGCTGCACGACCACCTCGACGGCGGCCTGCGTCCGGGCACCGTCGCCGACCTCGCCCGGGAGACCGGGTACTCCGGCCTCCCCGAGGCCGACGCGGACAAGCTCGGCATCTGGTTCCGCGAGGCCGCCGACTCCGGTTCGCTGGAGCGGTACCTGGAGACGTTCTCGCACACCGTCGGCGTCATGCAGACCAGGGACGCCCTGATCCGGGTCGCCCGCGAGTGCGCCGAGGACCTCGCCGAGGACGGCGTCGTCTACGCCGAGGTGCGGTACGCCCCCGAACAGCACCTGGAGCGGGGGCTCACCCTCGAAGACGTCGTCGAGGCCGTCAACGAGGGCTTCCGGCAGGGCGAGGCCCTCGCCCGGGAGGACGGCAGGCGGATCCGGGTGGGAGCCCTGCTCACCGCCATGCGGCACGCGGCCCGCTCCCTGGAGATCGCCGAACTCGCCAACCGCTACCGGGACCTGGGTGTCGTCGGCTTCGACATCGCCGGCGCCGAGGCGGGGTACCCGCCCACCCGGCACCTGGACGCCTTCGAGTACCTGAAGCGGGAGAACAACCACTTCACCATCCACGCCGGGGAGGCCTTCGGGCTGCCGTCCATCTGGCAGGCGCTGCAGTGGTGCGGCGCCGACCGGCTCGGGCACGGGGTGCGGATCATCGACGACATCCAGGTCCACGAGGACGGTACGGTCAAGCTCGGCCGCCTCGCGTCGTACGTCCGCGACAAGCGCATCCCGTTGGAGCTGTGCCCCAGCTCCAACCTCCAGACCGGCGCCGCCGACTCCTACACCGGGCACCCGATCGGGCTGCTGCGTCGGCTGCATTTCCGGGCCACCGTGAACACCGACAACCGGCTGATGTCCGGGACCAGCATGAGCCAGGAATTCGAGCATCTCGTCGAGGCGTTCGGTTACACGCTCGACGACATGCAGTGGTTCTCCGTCAATGCGATGAAATCAGCGTTCATTCCTTTCGATGAACGACTCGCCATGATCAATGACGTTGTGAAGCCCGGGTATGCAGAGCTGAAATCCGAATGGCTGTTCCAGTAG
- a CDS encoding AEC family transporter, with product MQGVLSGFAVIAIVIAVGYVLGRGGHLGANGREVLTKLAFHVASPALLFTTLARADLAVIFSSRLLVTALSTAAAAGAFVAVGVVRGWGVGRTTIGALCSSYVNSGNLGIPIAVYVLGDASLVAPVLLFQVVVLTPVALTVLDLSGMGEKGPWWRRLLTPLRNPIAVGSLSGVAVSGFGIHVPGPVMDPLTLIGNMSVPAVLLAFGISLRGSALPGRGRERHPVFLSVALKSVGQPLAAWALASAVFGLHGAPLLDVTVTSALPAAQNLYTYASTYRVGEGLARDSILLSTVLAVPVLVVVAALLG from the coding sequence GTGCAGGGGGTGCTGAGCGGTTTCGCGGTCATCGCGATCGTCATCGCCGTCGGCTACGTCCTCGGCCGCGGCGGCCACCTGGGGGCGAACGGCCGCGAGGTGCTCACCAAGCTCGCCTTCCACGTCGCCTCCCCCGCCCTCCTCTTCACCACCCTCGCCAGGGCCGACCTGGCGGTGATCTTCTCCAGCCGCCTCCTGGTGACGGCCCTGAGCACGGCCGCGGCGGCGGGCGCGTTCGTGGCGGTGGGCGTCGTACGGGGCTGGGGCGTGGGCCGTACGACGATCGGCGCGCTGTGCTCCAGCTACGTGAACTCCGGCAACCTCGGCATCCCGATCGCGGTGTACGTGCTGGGCGACGCGTCCCTGGTGGCACCGGTACTGCTCTTCCAGGTCGTCGTCCTCACCCCGGTCGCCCTGACGGTCCTCGACCTGTCGGGCATGGGTGAGAAGGGGCCGTGGTGGCGCCGCCTGCTGACCCCGCTCCGCAACCCGATAGCCGTGGGCTCACTGTCCGGCGTCGCGGTCTCGGGCTTCGGAATCCATGTGCCCGGCCCGGTGATGGACCCGCTCACCCTCATCGGCAACATGTCCGTCCCGGCCGTCCTGCTCGCCTTCGGCATCTCCCTGCGGGGCAGCGCTCTCCCCGGCCGGGGCCGCGAGCGCCACCCGGTGTTCCTCTCCGTCGCCCTGAAGTCGGTGGGCCAGCCCCTGGCCGCCTGGGCCCTGGCGTCCGCCGTCTTCGGCCTGCACGGGGCACCCCTGCTGGACGTGACGGTGACGTCGGCGCTGCCGGCCGCGCAGAACCTGTACACCTATGCCAGTACCTACCGGGTCGGCGAGGGGCTGGCCCGGGACTCGATACTGCTGTCGACGGTACTGGCGGTACCGGTGCTGGTGGTCGTGGCGGCGCTGCTGGGGTGA
- a CDS encoding sigma-70 family RNA polymerase sigma factor gives MTDGTATAELDVALEKHRTELTGYCYRMLGSSFEAEDAVQDTMVRAWRSYEKFEGRSSLRSWLYRIATNVCLDMLTAGSKRARPMDLSESTPLAQAALSPRPDNTWLEPVPDARVLPTVDDPAEAAVAKESIRLAFMAALQQLPPKQRAVLILREVLAWKATEVAELLGTTVASVNSALQRARATLAEQRQSGAAADVSDPLDEEQQKLLERYVAAFEGYDMTALTALLHEEAIMTMPPFDLWLTGHDDIAGFMTTIGSACEGSRLFPVRVNGLPGFAQYKPDPDTGGWSPWAVQVLEISGGRLTGFHFFLDTKRWFPLFGLPLHLDAESDEPEEGA, from the coding sequence ATGACCGACGGCACGGCGACGGCGGAGCTGGACGTCGCACTGGAGAAGCACCGGACCGAGCTGACCGGGTACTGCTACCGCATGCTCGGCTCGTCCTTCGAGGCCGAGGACGCGGTCCAGGACACGATGGTGCGGGCCTGGCGGAGCTACGAGAAGTTCGAGGGCCGCTCCAGCCTGCGGTCGTGGCTGTACCGGATCGCGACGAACGTGTGCCTGGACATGCTGACCGCGGGCAGCAAGCGGGCCCGGCCGATGGACCTCAGCGAGTCGACGCCGCTGGCCCAGGCCGCTCTCTCGCCCCGGCCCGACAACACCTGGCTGGAGCCGGTGCCGGACGCGCGCGTGCTGCCGACCGTGGACGACCCGGCGGAGGCCGCCGTGGCCAAGGAGTCGATCCGGCTCGCCTTCATGGCCGCGCTCCAGCAACTGCCGCCGAAGCAGCGGGCGGTGCTGATCCTGCGCGAGGTGCTGGCCTGGAAGGCCACCGAGGTGGCCGAGCTGCTCGGCACCACCGTCGCGTCGGTCAACAGCGCGTTGCAGCGGGCCCGGGCCACCCTGGCCGAGCAGCGGCAGTCGGGCGCGGCCGCCGACGTCTCCGACCCGCTCGACGAGGAGCAGCAGAAGCTCCTGGAGCGCTATGTCGCCGCGTTCGAGGGCTACGACATGACCGCCCTGACGGCACTCCTCCACGAGGAGGCCATCATGACGATGCCGCCGTTCGACCTGTGGCTCACCGGTCACGACGACATCGCCGGCTTCATGACCACCATCGGCTCCGCCTGCGAGGGCTCACGGCTGTTCCCGGTCCGGGTCAACGGCCTGCCCGGGTTCGCCCAGTACAAGCCCGACCCGGACACCGGCGGCTGGAGCCCCTGGGCCGTTCAGGTCCTGGAGATCTCGGGCGGCCGCCTGACCGGGTTCCACTTCTTCCTCGACACCAAGCGGTGGTTCCCGCTCTTCGGCCTCCCCCTCCATCTGGATGCGGAGTCCGACGAACCGGAGGAGGGAGCGTAG
- a CDS encoding ATP-binding protein, with amino-acid sequence MKQSAAKTLGVAALGAAFAAVGAGAANAAPAVPDSQALDTVTKTLPAENVSKALPGAGEAVAQGQSALAAGLTAVQPAVEQVVAGGPTKPVAGLLGGLPVKGLPTHGLPVNGIPLG; translated from the coding sequence ATGAAGCAGTCTGCTGCCAAGACCCTCGGTGTCGCCGCCCTCGGTGCCGCCTTCGCCGCTGTCGGCGCGGGCGCGGCCAACGCGGCCCCGGCCGTCCCGGACTCCCAGGCCCTGGACACCGTCACCAAGACGCTGCCGGCCGAGAACGTCTCCAAGGCGCTGCCGGGTGCCGGCGAGGCCGTGGCGCAGGGGCAGAGCGCCCTCGCTGCCGGACTGACCGCCGTCCAGCCCGCCGTCGAGCAGGTCGTCGCCGGCGGCCCGACCAAGCCCGTCGCGGGCCTCCTCGGCGGACTGCCGGTCAAGGGCCTGCCCACGCACGGCCTGCCGGTGAACGGAATTCCGCTCGGCTGA
- a CDS encoding PspC domain-containing protein, with protein MSSLARPTHGRMIGGVCAALARRFGTSATTMRVIFLLSCLLPGPQFLLYIALWILLPSEEKASAAW; from the coding sequence ATGTCCAGCCTCGCCCGCCCCACCCATGGCCGCATGATCGGCGGAGTGTGCGCCGCGCTGGCCCGGCGCTTCGGCACCTCCGCGACCACGATGCGGGTGATCTTCCTGCTGTCCTGCCTGCTGCCGGGACCGCAGTTCCTGCTCTACATAGCGCTGTGGATCCTCCTCCCGTCGGAGGAGAAGGCCTCCGCCGCCTGGTGA
- a CDS encoding cytidine deaminase produces MTAEAAGVDWEALRAEAREAMSHAYAPYSGYPVGAAALVDDGRTVSGCNVENASYGLGLCAECGLVSELQRTGGGRLTHFTCVDGTGALLVPCGRCRQLLYEFGGPDLFLDTPEGVLPLSEMLPQAFGPAHLTK; encoded by the coding sequence GTGACCGCCGAGGCGGCCGGCGTCGACTGGGAGGCCCTGCGGGCCGAGGCGCGGGAGGCCATGTCCCACGCCTACGCCCCGTACTCCGGCTACCCGGTCGGGGCCGCGGCCCTGGTCGACGACGGCCGTACGGTCTCCGGCTGCAACGTGGAGAACGCGTCGTACGGCCTCGGGCTGTGCGCCGAGTGCGGACTGGTCTCCGAGCTCCAGCGCACGGGCGGCGGCCGCCTCACGCACTTCACCTGCGTGGACGGCACGGGCGCCCTGCTCGTCCCGTGCGGCCGCTGCCGCCAGCTCCTCTACGAGTTCGGCGGCCCGGACCTGTTCCTGGACACCCCGGAGGGCGTATTGCCCCTCTCCGAGATGCTGCCCCAGGCCTTCGGCCCGGCCCACCTCACCAAGTAA
- a CDS encoding Uma2 family endonuclease gives MSALTVGHDPEQSWDELVQFWEEMEWPEGSKVEIIEGIVTVSPAPAYRHNDIAERVQRRLYSVIPEDWGVYQTLSIAVPSRLGMFIPDIVVAPRQTDTDVDSHIPAGLVELVVEVTSKSNARHDRVSKPAAYATAGIPLYLLVDRWAPGGPTATLYGEPKGDVYRVLSAVKFGDPIRLPEPFGLTIDTAEFPAD, from the coding sequence ATGAGCGCACTCACCGTGGGCCACGACCCCGAGCAGAGCTGGGACGAACTCGTCCAGTTCTGGGAGGAGATGGAATGGCCCGAGGGCAGCAAGGTGGAGATCATCGAGGGGATCGTCACCGTGTCACCTGCTCCCGCTTATCGACACAACGACATCGCTGAGCGTGTCCAGCGTCGCCTGTATTCCGTGATTCCGGAGGATTGGGGGGTCTATCAGACGCTGTCGATCGCCGTGCCATCGCGCCTCGGTATGTTCATTCCGGACATTGTGGTGGCTCCTCGGCAGACCGATACGGATGTGGACAGCCACATCCCCGCAGGACTTGTGGAGCTCGTCGTCGAGGTGACCTCCAAGTCCAACGCCCGCCACGACCGCGTCAGCAAGCCTGCCGCCTACGCCACCGCGGGCATCCCCCTGTACCTCCTCGTCGACCGATGGGCCCCCGGCGGTCCCACCGCGACGCTCTACGGTGAGCCCAAGGGTGATGTCTACCGGGTCCTCAGCGCCGTCAAGTTCGGCGATCCCATCAGGCTGCCGGAGCCGTTCGGCCTCACGATCGACACCGCGGAGTTTCCCGCCGACTGA